A genomic segment from Thamnophis elegans isolate rThaEle1 chromosome 3, rThaEle1.pri, whole genome shotgun sequence encodes:
- the RAB20 gene encoding ras-related protein Rab-20 gives MKPDGKVVLLGDMNVGKTSLLHRYMERRFQDTVSTVGGAFYLKQWGPHNISVWDTAGREQFHGLGSMYCRGAAAVILTYDVTNLQSMVELEDRFLALTDSASPDCLFVIAGNKVDLTDAGASLPESEDKHQFEKPSNSSISTKVKKQVHMNDAAAFYRKILKYKMLDEVNAPAAEKMCFETSAKTGYNVDHLFENVFEMILPVILQQKAEGLPQTVDLNNCKTAKNTHTACCR, from the exons ATGAAGCCCGACGGAAAGGTGGTGCTGCTGGGCGACATGAACGTGGGCAAGACGTCTCTGCTCCACCGCTACATGGAGCGGCGCTTCCAGGACACCGTCAGCACCGTCGGGGGCGCCTTCTACCTCAAGCAGTGGGGCCCCCACAACATCTCGGTTTGGGACACGGCAG GTCGGGAGCAGTTCCACGGCCTTGGGTCCATGTACTGCCGAGGAGCAGCAGCTGTCATTCTCACATATGATGTAACTAACTTACAGAGCATGGTGGAACTTGAGGATAGATTCTTGGCATTAACAGATTCCGCCAGCCCAGATTGTCTCTTTGTTATTGCTGGGAACAAAGTTGACCTGACAGATGCAGGTGCCTCTTTGCCAGAATCAGAAGACAAGCATCAGTTTGAGAAACCCTCCAACAGTTCCATTTCTACAAAGGTGAAAAAACAAGTCCATATGAATGATGCTGCCGCATTTTATAGGAAAATCCTCAAGTATAAAATGTTGGATGAGGTAAATGCTCCAGCAGCAGAAAAAATGTGTTTTGAAACTAGTGCAAAAACTGGTTATAATGTGGACCAtctttttgaaaatgtatttgaaatgATACTACCGGTAATTTTGCAACAAAAAGCTGAAGGCTTGCCACAAACAGTAGACTTAAATAACTGCAAGACTGCTAAAAACACACACACTGCATGCTGCAGATAA